In one Haemophilus parainfluenzae genomic region, the following are encoded:
- a CDS encoding D-sedoheptulose-7-phosphate isomerase, whose protein sequence is MLQKVKDIYSESIQIQISASSLLSENIASATQMVMQCLLSGHKVIACGVARSYANAQFLVSNLLNRYDFERPSLPSVHLSLESAVGSSLVFDQPIEQLYQHQFNAIAKPGDLLIAFAPLGTEKAVLNTISNAVNKEIQVIALTGSNNDAIQGVLAETDLEISIPATKETRILENHLFVINALCELVDSTLFPRA, encoded by the coding sequence ATGTTACAAAAAGTTAAAGATATTTATAGCGAAAGTATTCAGATTCAAATCTCTGCTTCGAGCCTATTATCAGAAAATATTGCAAGTGCCACACAAATGGTCATGCAATGTTTGTTAAGTGGTCATAAAGTGATTGCCTGTGGCGTCGCTCGCTCTTACGCGAATGCTCAATTCTTAGTGTCAAATTTGCTTAATCGTTACGATTTTGAGCGTCCTAGCCTACCATCCGTACACCTTAGCCTTGAAAGTGCGGTCGGTTCTTCACTGGTTTTTGATCAACCTATCGAGCAGCTTTATCAACATCAATTCAACGCTATCGCGAAGCCCGGTGACTTATTGATCGCTTTTGCCCCTTTAGGAACAGAAAAAGCCGTGCTAAATACGATTTCTAATGCAGTCAATAAAGAAATTCAAGTGATTGCTTTAACGGGTTCAAATAACGATGCTATTCAAGGTGTATTGGCTGAAACAGATTTAGAAATCTCCATTCCTGCCACTAAAGAAACACGTATTTTAGAAAATCATTTATTTGTGATTAATGCACTTTGTGAGCTTGTTGATAGCACACTTTTCCCAAGAGCTTGA
- a CDS encoding YraN family protein, with protein sequence MFSLKRQQGAGFEHQARLFLESKGLKFIVANQHFKCGELDLVMQDGQTIVFVEVRQRSSSAFGSAVESVDWQKQQKWLNAANLWLAQRDLSLEDADCRFDLIAFGKTASDIQWIPNFLD encoded by the coding sequence ATGTTTTCATTAAAACGTCAACAAGGGGCGGGCTTTGAACATCAAGCCCGCCTTTTCTTAGAGTCTAAAGGTCTCAAATTCATCGTGGCGAATCAACATTTCAAATGCGGTGAATTAGATCTCGTTATGCAAGACGGGCAAACCATTGTTTTTGTTGAAGTACGTCAACGATCTAGTTCAGCATTTGGATCCGCTGTTGAAAGTGTGGATTGGCAAAAGCAACAAAAATGGCTGAATGCTGCAAATTTATGGCTTGCCCAACGCGACCTAAGTCTCGAAGATGCAGATTGTCGTTTTGATCTTATCGCCTTTGGAAAAACTGCCAGTGATATCCAATGGATTCCTAATTTTCTCGATTAA
- a CDS encoding penicillin-binding protein activator: protein MSILLQGGRFKKRLMPILLSVALAGCSNLFGSSFTQTLQRDANASSEFYMNKLGQTQDKEDQQTYKLLAARVLISENKVPQAEELLTELVDLNEAQQLDRTLIEARIAAAKGNNDVAEGKLRALDLTKLSPSQKSRYYETFAQTAENRKDVIEAVKARIKMDENLTDMQRRKDNVDKTWSLLRSANAAVINNASDEGSVALGGWLTLIKAYNDNIRQPVQLSQALQSWKSAYPNHVAATFFPKELESLLNFQQTNLAQIGLVLPLSGDGQILGTTIQSGFNDAKGDSTIPVQVFDSSTTPINDIITQAKASGIKALVGPLLKQNVDAIIANPSAVQGMDVLTLNATANTQAINQVCYYGLSPEDEAESAANKMWKDGIRNPIVAMPQNDLGQRVGNAFNVRWQRLAGTDANIRYYNLPADITYFFQGAPQDTSALYVISSPDELAEIKGYLDTSNPNVRIYASSRSNAASNTPEYYAKMNGVQFSDIPFFKQSDSSQYQKVAGSTGGEFQLMRLYAMGSDAWLLINHFNELRQVPGYTLSGLTGQLSADSNCDVDRDMTWYQVQDGNVVAVAN, encoded by the coding sequence ATGTCTATTCTATTACAAGGCGGTCGTTTTAAAAAACGTTTAATGCCGATTTTATTGTCTGTTGCATTAGCAGGTTGTTCTAACTTATTCGGTAGCAGCTTTACCCAAACATTACAACGTGATGCCAATGCGAGTTCTGAATTTTATATGAACAAATTAGGGCAAACACAGGATAAAGAAGATCAACAAACATACAAACTCTTAGCCGCTCGTGTATTAATTTCTGAAAATAAAGTACCCCAAGCGGAAGAGTTATTAACGGAGTTAGTTGACTTAAACGAAGCACAACAATTAGATCGTACGTTAATTGAAGCGCGCATCGCCGCAGCAAAAGGTAATAATGATGTTGCTGAAGGTAAATTACGTGCACTCGATCTGACTAAATTAAGTCCATCACAAAAATCTCGTTATTACGAAACCTTTGCTCAAACAGCAGAAAATCGTAAAGACGTGATTGAAGCGGTAAAAGCACGCATCAAAATGGATGAAAATTTAACAGACATGCAACGTCGTAAAGATAATGTTGATAAAACTTGGTCATTACTCCGTTCTGCGAATGCCGCTGTCATCAATAATGCCTCAGATGAAGGTAGCGTGGCATTAGGCGGTTGGCTCACCTTAATTAAAGCTTATAATGACAACATCCGTCAGCCAGTACAACTAAGCCAAGCGTTACAAAGCTGGAAATCAGCTTATCCAAACCACGTTGCGGCAACCTTTTTCCCTAAAGAGCTAGAAAGCTTGTTGAATTTCCAACAAACGAATTTAGCTCAAATTGGTTTAGTCTTACCTTTAAGCGGCGATGGCCAAATTTTAGGTACAACTATCCAATCAGGTTTTAACGATGCAAAAGGTGACTCAACTATTCCAGTACAAGTGTTTGACTCATCAACTACCCCGATTAATGACATTATTACGCAGGCAAAAGCATCGGGTATTAAAGCATTAGTGGGTCCACTACTTAAACAAAACGTCGATGCCATCATTGCGAATCCAAGCGCAGTACAAGGCATGGATGTGCTCACATTAAATGCAACAGCAAATACTCAAGCAATTAACCAAGTCTGTTATTACGGTTTATCTCCAGAAGATGAAGCTGAGTCCGCTGCAAACAAAATGTGGAAAGATGGTATTCGCAATCCAATTGTTGCCATGCCGCAAAATGATTTAGGACAACGTGTAGGAAACGCATTCAACGTGCGTTGGCAACGTTTAGCGGGTACAGATGCGAATATTCGCTACTATAACTTACCGGCTGACATTACCTACTTCTTCCAAGGTGCGCCGCAAGATACAAGTGCACTTTATGTCATCTCTTCACCAGATGAATTGGCTGAAATTAAAGGTTATTTAGATACCAGCAATCCGAATGTCCGTATTTATGCAAGCTCTCGTTCTAACGCAGCAAGCAATACACCAGAATACTATGCGAAAATGAATGGCGTTCAATTTAGTGATATTCCATTCTTTAAACAAAGCGATTCTTCACAATATCAAAAAGTGGCTGGCTCAACCGGTGGTGAATTCCAATTAATGCGTTTATATGCAATGGGTTCTGATGCATGGTTGCTCATCAATCACTTTAATGAATTACGCCAAGTGCCAGGTTATACCTTAAGCGGTTTAACCGGTCAGCTTAGTGCTGATTCAAACTGTGATGTGGATCGCGATATGACATGGTATCAAGTACAAGATGGTAATGTGGTAGCGGTTGCGAACTAA
- the rsmI gene encoding 16S rRNA (cytidine(1402)-2'-O)-methyltransferase produces the protein MNDLTGILYIVATPIGNLQDITQRALETFSQVDLIAAEDTRHSGLLLSHYGIKKPFFALHDHNEQEKAHVLVEKLKQGTNIALISDAGTPLISDPGFHLVRQCREVGIKVVPLPGACAAITALCASGIASDRFCFEGFLPAKTKARKDKLENVAEEDRTLIFYESTHRILDTLADMQDVLGGERYVVLAREITKTWETIAGDKLSDLRQWLNEDPNRTKGEMVLIVEGKPKSEDSDEFAPQAIKALTLIAKELPLKKAAAIVAELYGYKKNALYQFGLDNLD, from the coding sequence ATGAATGATTTAACCGGAATTTTATATATTGTCGCTACGCCAATCGGGAATTTACAAGATATTACACAACGTGCTTTAGAGACCTTTTCACAAGTGGATTTAATTGCTGCGGAAGACACGCGCCACAGTGGTTTATTGCTCAGTCATTATGGTATCAAAAAGCCTTTTTTCGCCTTGCATGATCACAATGAACAAGAAAAAGCACATGTGTTGGTAGAAAAGCTAAAACAAGGTACCAATATTGCATTAATTTCAGATGCAGGAACGCCCTTGATTAGCGATCCGGGTTTTCATTTAGTGCGTCAATGTCGTGAGGTAGGCATTAAAGTAGTACCATTACCAGGCGCTTGTGCAGCAATTACTGCATTGTGTGCATCGGGCATTGCGTCAGACCGTTTTTGCTTTGAAGGCTTTTTACCGGCCAAAACCAAGGCGCGTAAAGATAAGTTAGAAAACGTTGCGGAAGAAGACCGCACTTTGATCTTCTATGAATCAACTCACCGCATTTTAGATACCCTTGCCGATATGCAAGATGTATTAGGCGGCGAACGCTATGTTGTACTTGCTCGTGAAATTACGAAAACATGGGAAACCATTGCAGGGGATAAATTAAGTGATCTTCGTCAATGGTTAAATGAAGATCCGAATCGCACAAAAGGTGAGATGGTGTTAATCGTGGAAGGTAAACCAAAATCAGAAGATAGCGACGAATTTGCACCACAAGCAATTAAAGCGCTCACGTTGATAGCTAAAGAATTACCTTTAAAAAAGGCTGCGGCGATTGTGGCAGAACTTTATGGTTATAAGAAAAATGCCTTATACCAATTTGGATTGGATAATTTAGATTAG
- the tldD gene encoding metalloprotease TldD, with amino-acid sequence MLKQVSDTLLAPSNLSHQSLLNIFDVMSHRHIDYADLYFQLSQDESWVLEDSIIKEGGFHIDRGVGVRAVSGEKTGFAYSDQINLASLQQCAAAVKGIAQIKEGNLISPQAFNAVNAVQRYAAINPLESLSKEKKIELLHLVDRTARSEDPRVTHVSAALSSIYEEVLVVATDGTLAADIRPLVRLSISVLVEEDGKRERGSCGSGGRFGLDWFFEVVNGDIRAVNFAKEAVRQALVNLSAVAAPAGLMPVVLGAGWPGVLLHEAVGHGLEGDFNRKESSLFTGKIGELVTSPLCTIVDDGTLPNRRGSLTIDDEGVPSQCNVLIKDGILQGYMQDKLNARLMDVKPTGNGRRESYAHLPMPRMTNTYMLAGQSKFEDLIASVDRGIYAPHFGGGQVDITSGKFVFSTSEAYLIEKGKITKPVKGATLIGSGIDVMQKVSMVADKTDLDLGIGVCGKDGQSVPVGVGQPALKIDEITVGGTN; translated from the coding sequence ATGTTAAAACAGGTTTCAGATACCTTACTTGCACCAAGCAATTTATCGCATCAATCATTGCTTAATATTTTTGATGTGATGTCACATCGTCATATTGATTATGCGGATCTTTATTTTCAATTAAGCCAAGATGAAAGCTGGGTATTAGAAGACAGTATTATTAAAGAAGGTGGCTTTCATATTGATCGCGGTGTTGGTGTGCGCGCAGTTTCTGGAGAGAAAACAGGCTTTGCGTATTCTGACCAAATCAATTTAGCCTCATTACAACAATGTGCAGCGGCCGTAAAAGGTATCGCACAAATTAAAGAAGGCAATTTAATTTCGCCTCAAGCATTTAATGCGGTGAATGCGGTTCAGCGTTATGCAGCGATTAATCCGTTAGAAAGTTTAAGTAAAGAGAAAAAGATCGAGTTATTACACTTAGTGGATCGTACAGCGCGATCTGAAGATCCTCGTGTTACGCATGTCTCAGCGGCATTAAGCTCGATTTATGAAGAAGTGTTAGTGGTCGCAACAGATGGCACACTTGCTGCAGATATTCGCCCGCTTGTGCGTTTATCCATTTCTGTTCTCGTGGAAGAAGATGGTAAACGTGAGCGTGGTAGCTGTGGTTCAGGTGGACGCTTTGGCTTAGATTGGTTCTTTGAAGTGGTAAATGGGGACATTCGTGCCGTTAATTTTGCAAAAGAAGCGGTTCGTCAAGCCCTTGTGAATTTAAGTGCAGTCGCAGCGCCAGCAGGATTAATGCCTGTGGTATTAGGGGCAGGTTGGCCTGGCGTATTGCTTCATGAAGCAGTGGGACATGGTTTAGAAGGGGATTTCAACCGTAAAGAAAGCTCTTTATTTACAGGAAAAATTGGTGAGTTAGTGACGTCGCCATTATGTACAATTGTGGATGATGGCACATTGCCAAACCGCCGTGGTTCTTTAACCATTGATGATGAAGGTGTACCAAGTCAGTGCAACGTTTTAATCAAAGACGGGATTTTGCAAGGTTACATGCAAGATAAACTGAATGCGCGATTAATGGATGTGAAACCAACAGGGAATGGTCGCCGTGAGTCTTATGCACATTTACCAATGCCACGCATGACCAATACCTATATGTTAGCAGGTCAAAGCAAATTTGAAGATTTAATCGCTTCTGTCGATCGTGGTATTTATGCACCGCACTTTGGTGGTGGGCAAGTGGATATCACCTCGGGTAAATTTGTGTTCTCGACATCTGAAGCTTATCTCATTGAAAAAGGTAAGATTACTAAACCAGTTAAAGGTGCAACGTTAATTGGTAGCGGTATAGATGTGATGCAAAAGGTTTCTATGGTGGCCGATAAAACAGACTTAGATCTTGGTATTGGTGTATGCGGCAAAGATGGCCAAAGTGTGCCGGTCGGTGTTGGCCAGCCAGCCTTGAAAATAGATGAAATCACCGTTGGTGGAACCAATTAA
- the pntA gene encoding Re/Si-specific NAD(P)(+) transhydrogenase subunit alpha: protein MLIGVPRELLDSENRVAATPKTVQQILKLGFDVIVEHDAGFKASFEDQAFIDAGAKIGSSSEVWHSDVIFKVNPPTDAEIDQMKEGATLVSFIWRAQNPDLMKKLTSKKINVLAMDSVPRISRAQALDALSSMANISGYRAVIEAAHEFGSFFTGQITAAGKVPPAKVLVIGAGVAGLAAIGAANSLGAIVRAFDSRPEVKEQVQSMGASFLEIDFKEEGGSGDGYAKVMSEEFNRRAMELYAEQAKEVDIIITTAAIPGKPAPRLITKEMVDSMKPGSVVVDLAAATGGNCAYTEAGKVVTTENQVKVIGYTDFPSRLPTQSSQLYGTNLVNLLKLLCKEKDGKINIDFDDVVLRGVTVVRDGEEIPPAQIQVSAQPKQEAKAAQSAVKKEEEKPADPRIKYGVMAGVGVLFLWLASVAPAAFLSHFTVFVLACVVGYYVVWNVSHALHTPLMAVTNAISGIIIVGALLQIRQPTGNFFIDVLAFVAILVASINIFGGFRVTQRMLAMFRKG from the coding sequence ATGTTAATTGGTGTACCTAGAGAACTGCTTGATAGCGAAAATCGTGTGGCGGCGACGCCAAAAACGGTTCAGCAGATCTTAAAACTGGGCTTTGACGTCATCGTAGAACACGATGCGGGATTCAAAGCAAGTTTTGAAGACCAAGCATTTATCGACGCCGGCGCAAAAATTGGCTCAAGTTCAGAAGTGTGGCATTCGGATGTGATTTTTAAAGTGAATCCACCAACGGATGCAGAAATTGATCAAATGAAGGAAGGTGCAACACTTGTGAGCTTCATTTGGCGCGCACAAAATCCGGATTTAATGAAAAAACTCACGTCGAAAAAAATTAATGTATTAGCGATGGATTCAGTGCCACGTATTTCCCGTGCGCAAGCGCTTGATGCATTAAGCTCTATGGCGAATATTTCTGGTTATCGTGCAGTGATTGAAGCCGCTCACGAGTTTGGTAGTTTCTTCACCGGACAAATTACTGCAGCAGGTAAAGTGCCACCAGCAAAAGTGTTAGTCATTGGTGCGGGTGTCGCAGGTCTAGCAGCGATTGGTGCAGCGAATAGCCTTGGTGCGATTGTACGTGCTTTTGACTCTCGTCCAGAAGTAAAAGAACAAGTACAAAGTATGGGCGCATCTTTCTTAGAAATTGATTTCAAAGAAGAAGGCGGTAGCGGCGATGGTTACGCGAAAGTAATGTCAGAAGAATTTAACCGTCGCGCGATGGAGCTTTATGCGGAACAAGCGAAAGAAGTGGATATCATTATTACCACCGCGGCGATTCCAGGTAAACCAGCCCCTCGTTTGATCACAAAAGAAATGGTTGATTCCATGAAACCAGGTTCTGTGGTGGTGGATTTGGCGGCTGCAACAGGCGGTAACTGTGCTTACACTGAAGCAGGTAAAGTGGTCACCACTGAAAACCAAGTGAAAGTGATTGGTTACACCGATTTCCCAAGTCGTTTACCAACACAATCTTCCCAACTTTACGGTACAAACTTAGTTAATTTATTAAAACTACTTTGTAAAGAAAAAGACGGCAAGATCAATATCGATTTTGACGATGTGGTATTACGTGGTGTGACTGTGGTACGTGATGGGGAAGAAATTCCACCAGCACAAATCCAAGTGTCAGCACAACCAAAACAAGAAGCGAAAGCGGCACAAAGTGCGGTTAAAAAAGAGGAAGAAAAACCAGCTGATCCTCGCATCAAATACGGTGTGATGGCGGGTGTAGGTGTATTATTCCTCTGGCTTGCATCTGTGGCGCCAGCAGCATTCCTTTCTCACTTCACCGTATTCGTATTGGCTTGTGTAGTTGGTTACTACGTGGTTTGGAACGTCAGCCACGCTTTACACACCCCACTTATGGCGGTAACCAATGCGATTTCAGGTATTATCATTGTGGGTGCATTACTGCAAATTAGACAACCAACAGGCAACTTCTTTATTGATGTATTAGCCTTTGTGGCAATCTTGGTGGCAAGCATCAACATCTTTGGTGGTTTCCGTGTAACCCAACGTATGTTGGCGATGTTTAGAAAAGGTTAA
- the pntB gene encoding Re/Si-specific NAD(P)(+) transhydrogenase subunit beta has protein sequence MSEGLVQAAYIIAALLFIMSLAGLSKHETAKAGCWYGIVGMTIALVATIFGPQSEGTLWIIIAMIIGGVIGVQRALKVEMTEMPELVAILHSFVGLAAVLVGFNSYGLTHETDPVLMNIHNVEVFLGIFIGAVTFTGSIVAFGKLSGKINSKALMLPHRHKLNLAALVVSAFLMVAFLNNPDNIFPVLLMTAIALAFGWHLVASIGGADMPVVVSMLNSYSGWAAAAAGFMLSNDLLIVTGALVGSSGAILSYIMCKAMNRSFISVIAGGFGNDVQVSSDEEQGEHRETTAEEVAELLKNASSVIITPGYGMAVAQAQYPVAEITAKLRERGINVRFGIHPVAGRLPGHMNVLLAEAKVPYDIVLEMDEINDDFADTDVVLVIGANDTVNPAAMEDPNSPIAGMPVLEVWKAQNVIVFKRSMAVGYAGVQNPLFFKENTQMLFGDAKERVDDILTALNK, from the coding sequence ATGTCTGAAGGTTTAGTACAAGCAGCCTATATTATCGCTGCATTACTTTTCATTATGAGCTTAGCCGGTCTTTCTAAACATGAAACGGCAAAAGCCGGTTGTTGGTATGGTATTGTCGGTATGACAATTGCCCTTGTTGCAACCATTTTCGGCCCGCAATCAGAAGGCACATTATGGATCATCATTGCGATGATCATCGGTGGCGTGATTGGTGTTCAACGTGCATTAAAAGTTGAAATGACTGAAATGCCTGAACTTGTTGCGATTCTTCACAGCTTTGTGGGTTTAGCCGCAGTGCTCGTAGGCTTTAACAGCTACGGCTTAACACACGAAACTGATCCTGTGTTAATGAATATCCATAACGTTGAAGTATTCTTAGGGATCTTTATCGGTGCGGTAACATTCACGGGTTCTATCGTAGCATTCGGTAAATTAAGCGGCAAAATCAATTCAAAAGCATTAATGTTGCCACATCGCCATAAATTAAATTTAGCGGCATTAGTGGTTTCCGCTTTCTTGATGGTGGCATTCTTAAACAACCCAGATAATATCTTCCCAGTGTTACTCATGACCGCGATTGCTCTTGCATTCGGCTGGCACTTAGTGGCATCTATCGGTGGTGCGGATATGCCGGTTGTGGTTTCAATGCTTAACTCTTATTCTGGTTGGGCAGCAGCTGCAGCGGGTTTCATGTTGAGCAATGACTTGCTTATCGTTACCGGTGCATTAGTGGGTTCTTCTGGTGCGATTCTTTCTTACATTATGTGTAAAGCGATGAACCGCTCATTTATCAGCGTTATCGCAGGTGGTTTTGGTAATGATGTTCAAGTATCTTCTGATGAAGAACAAGGCGAACACCGTGAAACAACGGCAGAAGAAGTGGCTGAATTGCTCAAAAATGCAAGCTCTGTAATCATCACTCCAGGATATGGTATGGCGGTAGCGCAAGCGCAATATCCAGTGGCTGAAATTACGGCGAAATTGCGTGAGCGTGGTATTAACGTACGTTTTGGTATTCACCCTGTTGCAGGTCGTTTACCTGGTCATATGAACGTGCTTTTAGCGGAAGCGAAAGTACCTTATGACATCGTGCTTGAAATGGATGAAATCAATGATGATTTCGCGGATACCGATGTGGTATTGGTTATCGGTGCAAACGACACCGTAAACCCAGCTGCAATGGAAGATCCAAACAGCCCAATCGCAGGTATGCCAGTGTTAGAAGTATGGAAAGCACAAAACGTTATCGTATTCAAACGTTCAATGGCGGTGGGATACGCAGGCGTTCAAAACCCATTATTCTTCAAAGAAAACACTCAAATGCTCTTTGGTGATGCAAAAGAACGTGTAGATGACATTCTTACAGCATTAAACAAATAA
- the yedF gene encoding sulfurtransferase-like selenium metabolism protein YedF, with protein sequence MAFTVVQKLDKDPKDITPDYTLDTLGEPCPYPAIVMLETMPQLQKGEILELLSDCAQSINNIPVDTKNHGYTLLSVEQDGTKLRYLIQR encoded by the coding sequence ATGGCATTTACCGTTGTTCAAAAATTAGATAAAGATCCAAAAGACATCACCCCAGATTACACGTTAGATACGCTAGGTGAACCTTGCCCGTATCCAGCAATCGTAATGCTCGAAACCATGCCGCAATTGCAAAAAGGCGAAATTTTAGAGCTATTAAGTGACTGTGCCCAATCTATCAACAACATTCCTGTTGATACTAAAAACCACGGTTACACACTATTAAGCGTAGAACAAGATGGCACCAAATTACGCTATTTGATTCAACGTTAA
- the yedE gene encoding selenium metabolism membrane protein YedE/FdhT, whose protein sequence is MKEILQQFKQNYLIKYWNPVAAVIAAGLISAYYFGVTGTYWAVTGEFTRWGGHALQALGVDVSDWSYYKIIGMQGTIFTRIDGVMILGMFAGCISAALWANNVKWRNQPHKRRIVQALIGGALAGFGARLAMGCNLASLFTGIPQFSVHAWFFTIATAVGTYAGVKVTLLPMFRVKLELKKGAAKLQETDPKQANRRFWIGMVVFFAYLITSLYVMTNSVKLGFAMLCGLAFGLLIERAQICFTSAFRDLWVTGRAYMAKAIIFGIIVGTLGVFSYIQLGVPAKIMWAGPNAIIGGLLFGFGIVLAGGCETGWMYRSMEGQVHFMWVGVGNVVGSTYLAYAWDDLAPVLALDYEKLNLLKSFGPVGGLLVNYGLLILCLIAVVWWERHFLKKAKAKIAAENPQACGC, encoded by the coding sequence ATGAAAGAGATTTTGCAGCAATTCAAACAAAATTATCTGATCAAATACTGGAATCCTGTCGCTGCAGTTATTGCTGCCGGACTCATTTCAGCTTATTACTTTGGGGTAACTGGCACTTATTGGGCGGTTACCGGGGAATTTACCCGTTGGGGTGGACATGCTTTGCAAGCGCTAGGCGTCGACGTATCCGACTGGAGCTATTATAAAATTATCGGTATGCAAGGCACGATCTTCACCCGTATTGATGGTGTAATGATCTTAGGTATGTTCGCCGGTTGTATTTCTGCTGCACTTTGGGCAAATAATGTGAAATGGCGTAACCAGCCGCACAAACGCCGTATTGTTCAAGCGCTCATTGGTGGTGCATTAGCCGGTTTCGGCGCTCGTTTGGCAATGGGCTGTAACCTTGCCTCTCTCTTTACGGGTATTCCACAATTTTCGGTTCATGCTTGGTTCTTTACTATTGCGACTGCTGTAGGTACTTATGCCGGGGTAAAAGTCACCTTACTTCCGATGTTTCGCGTGAAATTAGAATTGAAAAAAGGCGCAGCAAAACTACAAGAAACTGACCCGAAACAAGCTAATCGTCGTTTCTGGATTGGTATGGTGGTCTTTTTTGCCTATCTTATCACTTCCCTTTATGTGATGACAAACTCAGTTAAACTGGGTTTTGCGATGCTTTGTGGGTTAGCTTTCGGCTTATTAATTGAACGTGCTCAAATCTGCTTTACATCGGCTTTCCGTGATTTATGGGTAACCGGCCGTGCTTATATGGCAAAAGCCATCATCTTCGGTATTATCGTGGGTACGCTTGGCGTATTCAGCTACATTCAATTAGGCGTACCAGCAAAAATCATGTGGGCGGGTCCAAATGCCATTATCGGTGGTTTATTATTTGGCTTCGGTATTGTGTTAGCGGGCGGATGTGAAACCGGTTGGATGTATCGCTCAATGGAAGGTCAAGTTCACTTTATGTGGGTGGGTGTGGGCAATGTTGTTGGTTCAACCTATTTAGCCTACGCATGGGACGATCTTGCCCCTGTGCTCGCATTAGATTACGAAAAACTTAACTTATTGAAATCCTTTGGTCCTGTTGGCGGTTTATTAGTGAATTACGGCTTGCTTATTCTCTGCTTAATCGCTGTTGTTTGGTGGGAACGCCACTTCTTGAAAAAAGCCAAAGCTAAAATCGCAGCAGAGAATCCACAAGCTTGTGGTTGCTAA
- the moeB gene encoding molybdopterin-synthase adenylyltransferase MoeB, giving the protein MAELSYEEELRYNRQIILKAVDFDGQEKLKDSKMLIVGLGGLGCAASQYLAAAGVGHLTLLDFDTVSLSNLQRQVLHTDSRLNMPKVESAKIALQQINPHVEIETINAQLSEEKLAEIIPHFDVILDCTDNVDIRNALDRGCEQTKIPLVSGAAIRLEGQVSVFTYEPNTPTYRQLSQLFGQNVLSCVEAGVLAPIVGIVGSIQALEAIKVRLKIGSNLCGRLLLIDGLTMRIREMKLPV; this is encoded by the coding sequence ATGGCTGAATTAAGCTACGAAGAAGAACTGCGCTATAACCGCCAAATCATCTTAAAAGCGGTTGATTTTGACGGGCAAGAAAAGCTGAAAGACAGCAAAATGTTAATTGTTGGTCTGGGCGGTTTAGGCTGTGCGGCAAGCCAATATCTTGCCGCCGCTGGCGTGGGTCATTTAACCTTATTGGATTTTGACACCGTATCGCTTTCCAATTTGCAACGTCAGGTACTGCATACCGATAGCCGATTAAATATGCCTAAAGTGGAATCGGCAAAAATTGCGTTACAACAGATTAATCCACACGTTGAAATTGAAACCATCAATGCGCAACTTTCCGAAGAAAAACTCGCGGAAATCATACCGCACTTTGATGTAATATTAGATTGTACCGATAACGTGGATATTCGTAATGCGCTCGATCGTGGGTGCGAACAAACGAAGATCCCGCTTGTTTCTGGTGCGGCGATCCGTTTAGAAGGACAGGTTTCCGTCTTTACTTATGAACCCAATACCCCAACCTATCGCCAACTTAGCCAACTCTTTGGACAAAACGTTTTAAGCTGTGTAGAGGCGGGCGTACTGGCGCCAATTGTGGGTATTGTTGGCTCTATTCAAGCCTTAGAAGCCATCAAAGTGCGGTTAAAAATCGGTTCAAATTTATGTGGACGTTTATTGTTAATCGATGGATTAACCATGCGTATCCGAGAAATGAAATTGCCTGTTTAA